Proteins encoded in a region of the Hymenobacter sp. DG25B genome:
- a CDS encoding aldose epimerase family protein: MADTSQAAASTVSAAPKSAPFGKTQDGQEVQLYTLTNAHGVQVSITNYGGIITSLLVPDKDGKLGDVVLGFDNVSGYQSPAYLKAGPYFGALIGRYGNRIAQGKFTLDGKAYSLAQNNGANTLHGGKQGFDKVLWQAQPGSSADGQTLQLTYLSKDGEEGYPGNLTVTVVYTLTPDDALKIDYTATTDKATPVNLTNHAYFNLGSGKDILGHVVTIPADRYTVVDAGLIPTGELRAVKGTPFDFTTPHAIGERIGQVPGGYDHNWVLNETTGMHAAATVYEPTSGRTMEVRTTEPGLQFYTGNFLDGTLKGKGGKVYGQHAGFCLETQHFPDSPNQPKFPSTILKPGQTLQSSTTYQFGLRK; encoded by the coding sequence ATGGCTGATACTTCCCAGGCGGCCGCCAGCACGGTAAGCGCTGCGCCTAAGTCTGCTCCTTTCGGCAAAACCCAGGATGGCCAGGAGGTTCAACTCTACACTTTAACCAACGCGCACGGGGTGCAGGTAAGCATTACTAACTACGGCGGCATCATCACAAGCCTGCTCGTACCCGATAAAGATGGTAAGCTGGGCGACGTGGTGCTGGGTTTCGACAACGTGAGTGGCTACCAGAGCCCGGCATACTTGAAGGCCGGGCCGTATTTCGGCGCCCTCATCGGCCGCTACGGCAACCGCATTGCGCAGGGCAAATTCACGCTGGATGGCAAGGCGTACTCGCTGGCTCAGAACAACGGCGCAAACACGCTGCACGGGGGTAAGCAAGGCTTCGATAAAGTCCTCTGGCAGGCTCAGCCAGGCTCTTCGGCCGATGGCCAGACGCTGCAGCTCACTTACCTGAGCAAGGACGGCGAGGAAGGCTACCCTGGCAATCTGACCGTGACGGTGGTCTACACCCTGACCCCCGATGATGCGCTGAAGATTGATTACACGGCCACTACGGATAAAGCCACTCCCGTCAACCTGACCAACCACGCCTACTTCAACCTGGGCAGCGGAAAGGATATCCTGGGCCATGTGGTGACGATTCCCGCCGACCGCTACACGGTAGTGGACGCCGGATTGATTCCGACCGGGGAGCTGCGTGCGGTTAAGGGCACGCCCTTTGATTTCACCACGCCCCACGCCATTGGCGAGCGGATTGGGCAGGTACCTGGTGGCTACGACCACAACTGGGTACTAAACGAGACGACCGGGATGCATGCCGCTGCCACAGTCTACGAGCCCACCTCGGGCCGGACGATGGAGGTGCGCACCACCGAGCCGGGCCTCCAATTCTACACCGGCAACTTCCTGGATGGTACGCTCAAGGGAAAAGGCGGTAAAGTGTACGGCCAGCACGCGGGCTTCTGCCTGGAAACCCAGCACTTCCCCGACTCGCCCAACCAACCCAAGTTCCCCAGCACCATTCTCAAGCCGGGCCAGACGCTGCAGTCCTCCACGACCTATCAGTTCGGCTTGCGCAAGTAG
- a CDS encoding family 43 glycosylhydrolase, with amino-acid sequence MNPSIHPGKFTLVSFSGRVRQLLHTLFMVMLLQAGIGYNAYALQGAIGVHDPSTMVKDGNKYWIFATGQGIYSMYSTDLVNWTAGPKPVFVNNAYPSWINTKVPDFKGIFWAPEVISMNGKFYLYYSCSTFGSKVSAIGLATNVTLDPASPNYKWEDQGEVISTDANSAVNAIDPAVFKDTNGDVWLSYGSFFGGIRITQLNATTGKPTGSTQHAVANNNPEAAYLTKNGSYYYLFINRGACCSGINSTYHILVGRSSSPTGPFLDQKGVDLNSGGGTVVLNTSGRYIGPGHTGIYQENGVSYFSHHYYDGQDNGVAKLGLAQLTWSSDGWPVVSRDWVKTGRYEIKNQNSQLIWGALGCTGVTGQAIAQTTPAGQDCQRWDVTAMGNGEYKITNALGGLAADVISCSSQNGAKLQLKPFSELDCQLYRLDRVNDGSLVFSSTNGNKVVEVPSASTTAGQQLALWEYNGCACQQWVLSSPTVPTASVNKAKLQGVSLFPMPAPRNGFSIELGNPSQAKATEVQVYDMRGQVVFHQTFSRQQTKLRVVADLQPGIYLVQVKQGSAYWQHKTAIQ; translated from the coding sequence ATGAACCCATCTATACATCCCGGAAAGTTTACCCTGGTCAGTTTTAGTGGCCGGGTTCGGCAGCTGTTGCACACCCTATTTATGGTAATGCTGCTACAGGCGGGCATCGGCTATAACGCTTATGCCCTGCAGGGCGCCATCGGGGTTCATGATCCATCCACTATGGTGAAGGATGGCAATAAGTACTGGATTTTTGCCACCGGGCAGGGCATCTACAGTATGTATTCTACTGACCTGGTAAACTGGACCGCCGGCCCCAAGCCGGTATTCGTAAATAATGCCTACCCCAGCTGGATTAATACCAAAGTGCCCGACTTCAAAGGCATCTTCTGGGCTCCGGAGGTCATTTCCATGAATGGGAAATTTTACCTGTACTACTCCTGCTCCACTTTCGGCTCCAAGGTATCGGCCATTGGGCTGGCCACCAACGTAACGCTGGACCCTGCCAGCCCCAATTATAAGTGGGAAGACCAGGGCGAGGTGATTTCTACGGATGCCAATAGCGCGGTAAATGCCATTGACCCGGCCGTGTTCAAGGATACCAACGGGGATGTATGGCTGTCCTACGGCTCCTTCTTCGGCGGTATTCGCATTACTCAGCTGAATGCTACCACCGGCAAACCCACCGGGAGCACGCAACATGCGGTGGCCAACAATAACCCCGAAGCGGCTTATCTCACCAAAAACGGGAGCTACTATTATCTATTCATCAACCGGGGTGCCTGCTGCAGCGGCATAAACAGCACCTATCATATTCTGGTAGGGCGTTCTTCCTCCCCCACCGGCCCTTTTCTCGATCAGAAAGGCGTGGACCTGAATAGCGGCGGCGGTACCGTGGTGCTCAATACGTCCGGGCGCTACATCGGGCCCGGTCACACGGGCATTTACCAGGAAAACGGAGTGAGCTACTTCTCTCATCATTACTATGATGGCCAGGACAATGGCGTGGCCAAGCTGGGTCTGGCGCAGCTAACCTGGAGTAGTGATGGCTGGCCGGTAGTTAGCCGGGACTGGGTGAAGACCGGGCGTTACGAAATCAAGAACCAGAACAGCCAACTCATTTGGGGCGCCTTAGGCTGTACGGGCGTAACCGGTCAGGCTATTGCGCAAACCACCCCCGCCGGCCAGGACTGCCAGCGCTGGGATGTTACGGCAATGGGGAACGGGGAGTATAAAATTACCAATGCGCTGGGTGGCCTGGCGGCCGATGTTATCAGCTGCTCCTCGCAAAATGGAGCTAAGCTGCAGCTCAAGCCATTCAGCGAGCTTGACTGCCAGCTCTACCGCCTAGACCGGGTAAACGACGGCAGCCTGGTATTTTCTTCCACTAATGGCAACAAGGTAGTAGAAGTACCTTCCGCCTCCACAACCGCTGGCCAGCAGCTGGCACTGTGGGAATATAATGGCTGCGCCTGCCAGCAGTGGGTGCTGAGCTCCCCCACCGTTCCAACGGCTTCCGTGAATAAAGCGAAGCTGCAGGGCGTGAGTTTATTCCCGATGCCTGCTCCGCGTAACGGGTTTTCGATTGAGTTAGGTAATCCAAGCCAGGCAAAGGCTACCGAGGTTCAGGTTTATGATATGCGGGGCCAAGTTGTGTTTCATCAGACTTTCTCCCGCCAGCAAACCAAGCTCAGGGTAGTAGCTGATTTACAACCCGGCATCTACCTGGTGCAGGTAAAACAAGGCAGTGCCTACTGGCAGCACAAAACAGCCATTCAGTAG
- a CDS encoding family 43 glycosylhydrolase — protein sequence MRDFYKSIFRQFPALLLGVLLSCTTSEETVVAPQPPVVVPPAAGTTFTNPLLSSGPDPWVYQKDGYYYYMHTTNTSLRIWKTAKMSDLGKTSSILAWTPPQTGLAAGNLWAPELYFLDGKWYIYYSAGPAGSDLGRQRTWVLENASADPTTGTWISKGQVVSPEADNWAIDGTVMEQNDKRYFIWSGHNGVDGVQRLYISEMSTPWTLVGPRVELSHPEYNWETVGPPYVNEGPEILKHDNKTFLVYSASFCGTDQYALGMLTASSTADPLLLSSWTKSTKPVFTQNPANRAYATGHNAFFKSKDGQEDWIIYHANSNPNEGCVEKRNPRMQKFAWKADGTPDFGVPVAISTPILKPGGE from the coding sequence ATGAGGGATTTTTACAAATCGATATTCCGGCAATTTCCGGCCCTGTTGCTGGGGGTGTTGCTAAGCTGTACTACCAGCGAAGAAACCGTGGTGGCACCTCAGCCCCCGGTTGTCGTTCCACCCGCGGCGGGCACTACGTTTACCAATCCGCTGCTATCCTCCGGGCCCGATCCGTGGGTGTACCAGAAGGATGGGTACTACTACTACATGCACACCACTAATACCAGTCTGCGCATCTGGAAAACGGCTAAGATGTCGGACCTGGGCAAAACTTCCAGCATCCTGGCCTGGACGCCGCCGCAAACCGGACTGGCCGCCGGCAACCTATGGGCGCCGGAGCTATATTTCCTGGATGGCAAATGGTACATCTATTATTCCGCTGGCCCTGCTGGTTCCGATTTAGGTCGTCAGCGGACCTGGGTGCTGGAAAACGCCAGCGCCGACCCGACCACCGGGACCTGGATCAGCAAAGGCCAGGTGGTCAGTCCGGAGGCTGATAACTGGGCCATTGATGGTACTGTGATGGAGCAAAATGATAAGCGCTATTTTATCTGGTCGGGGCACAATGGGGTGGATGGAGTGCAGCGGCTGTACATCTCAGAAATGAGCACCCCCTGGACACTGGTGGGCCCTCGGGTAGAACTTTCGCACCCGGAGTATAACTGGGAAACCGTGGGCCCACCCTACGTAAACGAAGGCCCCGAAATCCTGAAGCATGACAACAAAACCTTCCTGGTCTACTCTGCCAGCTTCTGCGGCACCGATCAGTATGCGTTGGGCATGCTCACGGCCAGCAGCACCGCTGACCCGCTCTTGCTGTCCTCCTGGACTAAATCAACCAAGCCCGTTTTTACCCAAAACCCTGCTAACCGGGCTTATGCTACTGGTCATAATGCCTTTTTCAAATCCAAAGACGGGCAGGAAGACTGGATAATCTACCACGCCAATTCCAACCCCAACGAAGGATGCGTGGAAAAGCGCAACCCCCGCATGCAGAAGTTCGCCTGGAAGGCCGATGGTACTCCTGACTTTGGCGTACCTGTAGCCATCAGCACGCCCATTCTGAAGCCTGGCGGGGAATAA
- a CDS encoding RagB/SusD family nutrient uptake outer membrane protein, with amino-acid sequence MKLHKIPALLLAGSLLLATGCEKDLLDKTNPNAPSTSQFWKTQDDAVKGVNACYSGLQQFACYYRSWHFMAHRSDESFSQSPFVALAEFTRFITPDNNFFISSFAWNDYYRTIFRTNQVVTHVPSIEMDAELRSRLVAEARFVRALSYYDLVYFFGNVPLIVEEPVVTTRVKQATPAETEAQIIADLQAAIPDLELSYSDAEKGRATKGAAQALLAKMYMHQHKWAEASALFTEIMGSGQYALVSNYLDNFTDTNENNQESVFEVQFTGAVLEVGQGQDNASASESHDRPNFFGPPGPTFADVQPRRWLLDEYQDSTVSFAPGSTKKHMIDPRRDISIIHAGNPDKFYGKTFKEWGWNSSQQYWRKYLNDRTRENENFTSGINHRVIRYADILLMQAEALTELGRMEDALPLVNQVRARVDLAPKTGSYSQEDMRQLIRSERAKEFAGEGTRWFDILRWGLMDTQAGIDELKSRDPDFGNFRLGVSKLLPIPQRDIDIDPNVHQNPGY; translated from the coding sequence ATGAAACTACATAAAATCCCTGCACTGTTGCTGGCTGGCAGTCTGCTGCTCGCCACTGGTTGCGAGAAAGACCTGTTGGATAAAACCAACCCTAACGCTCCTTCCACTTCCCAGTTCTGGAAAACCCAGGATGATGCCGTGAAAGGAGTTAACGCGTGTTATTCCGGCCTGCAGCAGTTTGCCTGCTACTACCGCAGCTGGCACTTTATGGCGCACCGCTCCGATGAGTCGTTCAGCCAGAGCCCCTTCGTTGCCCTGGCCGAGTTTACCCGGTTTATCACGCCCGACAACAACTTCTTTATCTCCTCCTTTGCCTGGAACGACTACTACCGGACCATTTTCCGGACCAACCAAGTAGTAACCCACGTGCCTTCTATTGAGATGGACGCCGAGCTGCGCAGCCGCCTGGTGGCGGAGGCCAGGTTTGTGCGGGCCCTGTCTTACTATGATCTGGTTTACTTCTTCGGTAATGTGCCGCTGATTGTGGAAGAGCCGGTGGTAACAACCCGCGTAAAGCAGGCTACCCCTGCCGAGACTGAAGCCCAGATTATTGCTGACCTGCAGGCCGCCATTCCGGATCTGGAGCTCTCGTATTCTGACGCCGAGAAAGGCCGGGCTACTAAAGGGGCAGCGCAGGCCCTACTGGCCAAAATGTACATGCACCAGCATAAATGGGCGGAGGCATCGGCCCTGTTCACCGAGATTATGGGTTCCGGCCAGTACGCGCTGGTGAGCAACTACCTCGACAACTTTACGGACACCAACGAGAACAACCAGGAGTCGGTGTTTGAGGTGCAGTTTACCGGTGCCGTGCTGGAAGTAGGTCAGGGGCAGGACAACGCCTCTGCTTCGGAAAGCCACGACCGGCCGAACTTCTTTGGCCCTCCCGGCCCCACGTTTGCCGACGTGCAGCCCCGCCGCTGGCTGCTGGACGAGTACCAGGACTCCACCGTTTCCTTTGCGCCCGGCAGCACCAAAAAGCACATGATTGACCCCCGCCGCGACATCAGCATCATCCACGCCGGGAACCCCGATAAGTTCTACGGCAAAACCTTCAAGGAATGGGGCTGGAACTCCAGCCAGCAATACTGGCGCAAGTACTTGAATGACCGCACCCGTGAGAACGAGAACTTCACCTCCGGCATTAACCACCGCGTAATTCGCTACGCGGATATTCTGCTGATGCAGGCCGAAGCACTGACGGAGCTGGGCCGCATGGAAGATGCCCTGCCCCTGGTAAACCAGGTGCGCGCCCGCGTAGATCTGGCTCCCAAAACCGGCAGCTACTCCCAGGAAGATATGCGCCAGCTGATCCGCAGTGAGCGGGCCAAGGAGTTTGCCGGCGAGGGCACCCGGTGGTTTGATATCTTGCGCTGGGGCCTGATGGATACCCAGGCCGGTATTGACGAGCTGAAGAGCCGCGACCCCGACTTTGGTAACTTCCGCCTGGGTGTTTCGAAGCTGCTGCCGATTCCGCAGCGTGATATCGACATCGATCCAAACGTGCATCAGAACCCGGGCTACTAA
- a CDS encoding SusC/RagA family TonB-linked outer membrane protein has translation MKKPVPKMRWMSLPALLCCLPLQPALAAAYSEFMNTPLTAAAPQPDITVSGRVVDERGAGMPGVNVVVKGTSLGTQTDMDGRFSLNAPDNGTLVFSFVGYTGQEVAINGRTSLSINLAPDARALSEVVVVGYLTQDRQNVTSAVSSLDVKEAVKAPVATATQALQGRLPGVQVQGSGGPGDAPVVLIRGIGTLGLAGSSPLYVIDGLWTGNIRDLNPNDIESLTVLKDASSTAVYGSSGANGVVLITTKKGKAGTPAISFNGYRGFDQIYKRYNLTNASDWADRAVQAYANAGIDPLNAGQNSLAGAVKGPGGAFNPNIDTDWQDEFFQTGTLEDYNLSFSGGTTGDKSASNFLISGEYFHQEGVVKGPDFNRYSLRLNSGLTRGRVKFQQNAQFTHLDATLLNGASFIDVLTMLPSIPVYDPANEGGYGTGSSILNTFATNPIGNQELLRRTQADNRLAGNVSVDVSLFDFLTYRLNTALDGHTYSNRDTQKEGILRQNTKINTSQLNEFLGYDVFLLTENTLNFNKSLGDHHLNALVGYSEQRYRQHNVQAGTQGFTSQPQYYFELSAGSEKGVIGGETTENAKRSYFTQGTYDYKNRYLVSASFRRDGSSRFAKQNRWGNFAAGSLGWRISEEDFFKNALPGVNNLKLRASYGGNGNDALIGRYGGNYLTTPFIGQNVNYVLGTGQTIVNGSTQLALSSPDLQWEERYTKDAGLDLSVLDNRVSLSADYYISETRKALAPVQVPTYLGHFGDILYQNAGNIENRGFELALGYHESKNEFTYGADFTLTTIKNEITAVPVEGTAFEGGELITRSELGSSLGDFYLIPFDGIFQSDEEVQNHKNADGKVIQPYASAGDVRYIDSNGDGEITASDRVFAGKAIPNLQMGLNLNAGYKGFDFSVFMQSATGNKIYNSARVALESFNGPNNYNADVQPWTPENRSSTVPRMLQGLSPDPKLAEAASKNALGNTTRWLEDGDYLRLKNIQIGYTFPKTLTSRVPSLGGVRVYLTGRNVVTFTKYTGFDPEITGTGFYSRGVDNSAYPNVRSFTGGLQVNF, from the coding sequence ATGAAGAAGCCCGTACCCAAAATGCGCTGGATGTCACTGCCAGCTTTGCTCTGCTGCCTGCCCTTGCAACCTGCGCTGGCGGCGGCTTATTCAGAATTTATGAATACCCCGCTTACGGCGGCGGCTCCGCAACCAGATATCACGGTTTCGGGTCGGGTGGTTGATGAAAGGGGAGCCGGCATGCCGGGCGTAAACGTGGTAGTGAAGGGCACTAGCCTGGGCACCCAGACCGACATGGATGGCCGGTTTTCCCTGAATGCTCCCGATAATGGCACCCTGGTCTTTTCCTTTGTGGGCTATACCGGTCAGGAAGTAGCTATTAATGGCCGCACGTCTCTGTCAATAAATCTGGCACCTGATGCCCGGGCGCTTTCGGAAGTAGTGGTAGTGGGTTATTTGACCCAGGACCGCCAGAACGTGACCAGCGCCGTGAGCAGCCTGGACGTGAAAGAGGCTGTGAAGGCGCCGGTAGCCACCGCTACCCAGGCGCTGCAGGGCCGCCTGCCGGGCGTGCAGGTGCAGGGCTCCGGTGGCCCCGGTGATGCACCCGTAGTGCTGATCCGCGGAATTGGCACGCTTGGCCTGGCGGGCAGCTCGCCGCTTTATGTAATTGATGGTTTGTGGACGGGCAATATCCGGGACCTGAACCCGAACGATATTGAAAGCCTGACGGTCCTGAAAGATGCGTCCTCGACGGCCGTGTATGGATCCAGCGGGGCCAATGGCGTGGTTTTAATTACCACCAAAAAAGGGAAGGCCGGTACCCCGGCCATCAGCTTCAACGGCTACCGTGGCTTTGATCAGATCTACAAGCGCTATAACCTGACCAACGCCAGCGACTGGGCTGACCGGGCCGTGCAGGCTTACGCTAATGCCGGTATTGATCCGCTGAACGCGGGCCAGAACAGCCTTGCCGGCGCCGTAAAAGGCCCGGGGGGAGCTTTTAACCCTAATATTGATACCGACTGGCAGGATGAGTTCTTCCAGACAGGTACTCTGGAAGACTACAACCTCTCTTTTTCAGGTGGTACTACCGGAGATAAGAGTGCCAGCAACTTCCTCATTTCAGGGGAATACTTTCATCAGGAAGGCGTAGTAAAAGGCCCGGATTTCAACCGCTACAGCCTGCGCCTGAACTCGGGACTGACCCGCGGGCGGGTGAAGTTTCAGCAGAATGCCCAGTTTACCCACCTGGATGCAACGCTGCTCAACGGGGCTTCTTTTATTGATGTACTGACGATGCTGCCCAGCATTCCCGTGTATGATCCCGCCAATGAAGGCGGTTATGGTACGGGCTCCAGCATCCTGAATACGTTTGCTACCAACCCCATCGGCAACCAGGAGCTGCTGCGTCGTACCCAGGCGGATAACCGGCTGGCTGGCAACGTGAGCGTGGACGTTTCGCTGTTTGACTTCCTGACCTACCGGTTGAATACCGCCCTGGATGGCCATACATACAGCAACCGGGATACGCAGAAAGAAGGCATCCTGCGCCAGAACACCAAGATTAATACCTCCCAGCTGAATGAGTTTCTGGGGTATGATGTGTTCCTGCTGACGGAAAATACCCTGAACTTTAATAAGAGCCTGGGCGACCACCACCTTAATGCGCTGGTAGGCTACTCGGAGCAGAGATACCGCCAGCATAATGTGCAGGCCGGTACGCAAGGCTTTACCAGCCAGCCACAGTATTACTTTGAGCTGAGCGCTGGTAGTGAGAAAGGCGTTATTGGGGGCGAAACCACGGAAAACGCCAAGCGCTCCTACTTCACCCAGGGTACTTACGACTACAAAAACCGCTACCTGGTGTCCGCGTCTTTCCGGCGGGATGGTTCTTCGCGCTTTGCTAAGCAAAACCGCTGGGGCAACTTTGCCGCCGGCTCCCTGGGCTGGCGCATCAGCGAGGAAGACTTCTTCAAGAATGCGCTTCCCGGCGTGAACAACCTGAAGCTGCGCGCCAGCTACGGTGGCAACGGTAACGATGCCCTCATTGGCCGCTATGGCGGAAACTACCTGACTACTCCCTTCATTGGGCAGAACGTAAATTATGTTCTGGGTACCGGTCAGACCATTGTAAATGGCTCTACGCAGCTGGCGCTGAGCAGCCCTGATCTCCAGTGGGAAGAGCGCTACACCAAAGACGCTGGTCTGGATCTGAGCGTACTGGATAACCGCGTTTCACTGTCGGCTGATTACTATATCTCCGAAACCCGCAAGGCCCTGGCCCCGGTGCAGGTTCCTACCTATCTGGGCCACTTCGGGGATATCCTCTATCAAAACGCGGGCAACATTGAAAACCGCGGTTTCGAGCTGGCCTTGGGCTACCATGAAAGCAAGAATGAGTTTACCTACGGGGCAGACTTCACGCTGACGACCATCAAAAATGAAATTACTGCTGTGCCCGTGGAAGGCACTGCCTTTGAAGGTGGTGAGCTGATTACCCGTTCCGAACTGGGTTCGTCTTTGGGCGACTTCTATCTGATTCCTTTCGACGGCATTTTCCAGTCAGATGAAGAAGTTCAAAACCATAAGAATGCGGACGGTAAGGTAATTCAGCCCTATGCCTCGGCGGGCGACGTGCGCTACATCGATTCCAATGGTGACGGCGAGATTACCGCTAGTGACCGGGTGTTTGCGGGTAAGGCTATTCCTAACCTGCAGATGGGCCTGAACCTGAATGCCGGCTACAAAGGCTTCGACTTCTCGGTATTCATGCAGTCGGCTACCGGCAACAAAATTTACAACTCCGCCCGGGTAGCGCTGGAAAGCTTCAACGGCCCCAATAACTACAATGCCGATGTACAGCCCTGGACGCCGGAAAACCGGTCTTCTACGGTGCCGCGCATGCTGCAGGGCCTGAGCCCCGATCCGAAACTGGCCGAGGCAGCCAGCAAAAATGCACTGGGCAACACTACCCGGTGGCTGGAGGATGGTGACTACCTGCGCCTGAAGAATATTCAGATTGGCTACACCTTCCCCAAAACGCTGACCAGCCGGGTGCCCAGCCTGGGCGGTGTGCGCGTGTACCTGACTGGCCGCAACGTGGTGACCTTCACGAAGTACACCGGCTTTGACCCCGAGATTACCGGTACCGGTTTTTACAGCCGTGGGGTAGACAACAGCGCTTACCCCAACGTGCGCAGCTTCACGGGCGGTCTGCAGGTGAACTTCTAG
- a CDS encoding MFS transporter — translation MSDITPHQRRVAVSALFFVAGLCFASWASRIPDVAHKLRLSEGELGQLLLALPAGALVGLPLAGWAVHTYGSRVVVMLAAGLYATSLPLLGWMDNFWTLAASVAVFGFAGNLLNVSVNTQAIGVQQAYDKPIMASFHGLWSLAGFLGGALGTLLIRAEQPPFRHFLLVMVIGLVITLLAHQRTVRQDTGADAPGPSLRRPEPYLLRLGLIAFCGMLCEGCMFDWSGVYFQKVVRPDAPLVTLGYVACMSTMALGRFISDYLTHRLGATRMMQISSALITSGLLLAVVWPFFVPALLGFLLVGFGIASVTPLAYSAAGRATTVSPGVALAIVTTVGFFGFLLGPPLIGMVAEIFNLRVSLALVAGIGAAISLLAARSTPAPAPVQATRVAG, via the coding sequence ATGTCCGACATTACCCCTCACCAGCGCCGGGTGGCCGTCAGTGCCCTGTTTTTTGTGGCGGGCCTGTGCTTTGCCAGCTGGGCCTCCCGTATTCCGGATGTTGCCCACAAGCTTCGTTTAAGTGAGGGTGAATTGGGGCAGCTGTTGCTGGCCTTACCGGCCGGGGCACTGGTGGGGCTTCCCCTGGCGGGCTGGGCAGTACACACCTACGGCAGCCGGGTGGTAGTGATGCTGGCCGCCGGGCTCTATGCTACCTCTCTGCCCCTGCTGGGCTGGATGGATAATTTCTGGACTTTGGCGGCCAGTGTGGCGGTATTTGGTTTTGCCGGCAACCTGCTCAATGTATCCGTTAATACCCAGGCCATTGGAGTGCAGCAGGCTTATGATAAGCCCATTATGGCCTCCTTCCACGGGCTGTGGAGCCTGGCCGGCTTTCTGGGGGGGGCTTTAGGTACCCTGCTGATTCGGGCGGAGCAGCCACCGTTCCGCCATTTCCTGCTGGTCATGGTCATCGGGCTAGTTATTACGCTGCTGGCGCATCAGCGCACTGTAAGGCAGGATACCGGCGCTGATGCGCCCGGCCCCAGCCTGCGGCGCCCCGAGCCCTATCTGCTGCGCCTGGGCCTGATTGCCTTTTGCGGCATGCTCTGCGAGGGCTGCATGTTTGACTGGAGTGGCGTGTATTTCCAGAAGGTGGTCCGGCCCGATGCTCCTTTGGTAACCTTAGGCTACGTGGCCTGCATGAGTACCATGGCCCTGGGAAGGTTTATCTCTGACTACCTGACGCACCGCCTGGGCGCTACCCGCATGATGCAGATCAGCAGCGCCTTAATTACCAGCGGGCTTTTACTGGCAGTGGTGTGGCCCTTTTTCGTGCCGGCCTTGCTGGGTTTTCTGCTGGTTGGTTTTGGCATTGCCTCCGTTACCCCGCTGGCCTACAGCGCCGCGGGCCGGGCAACCACGGTTTCTCCCGGGGTTGCCCTGGCCATTGTGACGACAGTTGGCTTCTTTGGCTTTCTGCTGGGCCCGCCTTTAATCGGAATGGTGGCAGAAATTTTTAACCTCCGGGTTTCCTTAGCTTTGGTAGCCGGCATTGGAGCAGCCATTAGCCTGCTGGCCGCACGTAGTACGCCCGCCCCGGCTCCGGTGCAGGCAACCAGAGTAGCCGGGTAA